In Terriglobales bacterium, the sequence GATTCGATCACCACCACCCAGATGGGCACGATGGCTACGATCAGGGCAGCCAAGCCGCTGGCCACGTACTGCTCCGACCAGCACACCACCACGTTGCCGCCGGTGAGCAGCAGCACGCCCACCGAGCCTACGCGCATGAAATCGCGCTTGCTGAGGCGGATCTGACGTCCCGTGAGCGCGCACCAGGCCAGCATCAGGCTGCCGGCGATGAAGAAGCGCGTTCCCGCCATGGTGGCCGGCGGCACATCGTCGACGGCGATGCGGATCCCGAGGTACGTCGAGCCCCAAAGCAGATACACCAGCGCGAACGCAATAATGACCCGCAACCGGTGCTGGCGTTCTTGAGGGCTCATGAACCGGATACGACCAAACCAATGATGAGACGCGATGCGGTGCCTCGATGATGCGGGAAAGTTGCCGATTCGGCGGACCATTGCCGCAATGGACTGGTTTCACCGTTGCGGTTGCGGTCGCCAGGCGGAACCTGCTTCTGCACGTATCCGCCTGATTACTAGTCAGTAAACATGTCCGGGCCTACGATGCTGCCATGGACGCGATTCCCCGTTCCCCGCGGTGGAAGCTCGACCGGACCGTGGCCGTCGCCAGCGTGGATATGGCGACCAACGGCGTCATCCTCGATCTCAGTGAGGGCGGCCTGGCGGTGCGCGGCAACGTCCAAGCCCCCAACTATGAGCCCATCATGGTGGAAGTCCAGTTGCCCGGCAGCCACGACTACATCCTGGCCACCGGCATGGTGAGCTGGACGCGCGGCGGCGAAACCGGCATCCGCTTCCTCTGCCTGCCGGAAGTCGCGCGCCAGCGCCTGAAAGATTCCCTCCTGAACCTCTCGCTGGTACGCACGCTGCAGATCGAGCGCCGCAAGCAGGCCCGGAGCGGCGCGCCCATGGCCCAGCCCGTTCCTGACTTTGAGTTGGAAAAGGCGCTGCAACTGGAGACGCCGGAACTGCCGGCGGAAGTCCTGCGCGACCGCCTCGCCGCTACCGGCCGCGTGCGCCTCACCCGCTCCATCCGCGAAACCGGACTCATCCTGGCCGCCACCGCCATCTTCGGCGGCGTCTTCCTGGGCGTCGTCCAGATCGAGCTGGCGCTGGCCCTCATGCTGGCCGCGGGCATGAGCGTCCCCGTGCTCTTTTTGGCCATCTATCAC encodes:
- a CDS encoding EamA family transporter: MSPQERQHRLRVIIAFALVYLLWGSTYLGIRIAVDDVPPATMAGTRFFIAGSLMLAWCALTGRQIRLSKRDFMRVGSVGVLLLTGGNVVVCWSEQYVASGLAALIVAIVPIWVVVIES
- a CDS encoding PilZ domain-containing protein; its protein translation is MDAIPRSPRWKLDRTVAVASVDMATNGVILDLSEGGLAVRGNVQAPNYEPIMVEVQLPGSHDYILATGMVSWTRGGETGIRFLCLPEVARQRLKDSLLNLSLVRTLQIERRKQARSGAPMAQPVPDFELEKALQLETPELPAEVLRDRLAATGRVRLTRSIRETGLILAATAIFGGVFLGVVQIELALALMLAAGMSVPVLFLAIYHALQHFARKDEKSENRPTLNAPELAEPTALPEATPHPALAMASHMQDSQGTIQTLNLN